The following proteins are encoded in a genomic region of Xanthomonas cassavae CFBP 4642:
- a CDS encoding response regulator transcription factor, whose amino-acid sequence MIRVLLAEDQALLRGALVALLGLEDDIDVVGSAGDGESAWRELQRLQPDVLVTDIEMPGLSGLELAQRIQRQALPVRGMIVTTFARPGFLRRALDAGVAGYLLKDAPAEQLVGALRQVHRGGRVIDPQLALDAWVEADPLSERERTVLRLAGEGRSASEIAQQLQLSHGTVRNYLSECIGKLGVANRIEAYRLARQKGWL is encoded by the coding sequence ATGATCCGGGTGTTGTTGGCCGAAGACCAGGCCTTGCTGCGTGGCGCGCTGGTGGCCCTGCTCGGGCTGGAAGACGATATCGACGTGGTCGGCAGCGCCGGCGACGGCGAGAGCGCCTGGCGCGAGCTGCAACGGCTGCAGCCGGACGTGCTGGTCACTGATATCGAAATGCCTGGGCTGAGCGGCCTGGAGCTGGCCCAGCGCATCCAGCGCCAGGCGCTGCCGGTGCGGGGCATGATCGTCACCACCTTTGCGCGCCCCGGGTTTTTGCGGCGCGCGCTGGATGCCGGTGTGGCCGGCTATCTGCTCAAGGACGCGCCGGCCGAACAGCTGGTCGGCGCCTTACGCCAGGTGCATCGCGGCGGCCGGGTCATCGACCCGCAGCTGGCGCTGGATGCGTGGGTGGAAGCGGACCCGTTGAGCGAGCGCGAACGGACGGTGTTGCGCCTGGCCGGCGAAGGCCGCTCGGCCAGCGAGATCGCCCAGCAGCTGCAGTTGTCGCACGGCACCGTGCGCAACTATCTGTCCGAATGCATCGGCAAGCTGGGCGTGGCCAATCGCATCGAAGCGTATCGGCTGGCGCGGCAGAAGGGCTGGTTGTAA
- a CDS encoding RNA polymerase sigma factor: protein MHELDDTQLQAVLPPLRRFARSLAGDPAAADDLVQATLERALRRWRTRHTTDALQPWLFAILYRQFLDGKRRAARWQRVLGLFSAQQESQSASAERVHAGRTLLTSLGQLPPEQRALLLLVSVEGFSYREVADTFGIPIGTVMSRLSRARDRLRLLNAGATAPKTVSPEAALRIMK from the coding sequence ATGCATGAGCTCGACGACACCCAACTGCAGGCGGTGCTGCCCCCGTTGCGGCGTTTTGCGCGTTCGCTCGCCGGCGACCCGGCCGCGGCCGACGATCTCGTGCAGGCCACCCTGGAGCGCGCACTGCGCCGCTGGCGCACCCGCCATACCACCGATGCCCTGCAGCCCTGGCTGTTCGCCATCCTGTACCGGCAGTTCCTGGACGGAAAGCGGCGTGCCGCGCGCTGGCAGCGCGTGCTTGGCCTGTTCTCGGCGCAACAGGAGAGCCAGTCCGCCTCCGCCGAACGGGTGCATGCCGGCAGGACATTGCTCACCAGCCTTGGTCAGTTGCCACCGGAGCAACGCGCACTGCTGTTGCTGGTCAGCGTGGAAGGTTTCAGTTACCGCGAGGTGGCCGATACCTTCGGCATCCCGATCGGCACGGTGATGTCGCGCCTGTCGCGGGCCCGCGACCGCCTGCGGCTGCTCAATGCAGGTGCTACGGCGCCGAAGACCGTCTCGCCGGAAGCGGCGTTGAGGATCATGAAATGA
- a CDS encoding catalase family peroxidase — protein MTLPPPSPRHTRRPVLPLLGIAAIAGGIAIAFAWTAGWIGGDRLTAARMTDTIESSGPPHPGFRRAHTKGVCVSGQFQSSGKASWLSSARVFGQTSTPVLGRMSIGGGDPHGADGQARVRSMALLLRSDDGQEWRTAMNSFPFFVVSTPAGFQALNVASRPDPATGKPDPEKLAAFGKQYPEAAKFQQWAKTAPWSDSWANTQYNGVNAFRAIAADGRERYIRWSMRPHTPFKELSAEQRKQADGDFLAADLDARLAQGPLRWDMVLTVAEPGDAVDDPSQPWPESRKQIVAGTLTLDHAQPQASGPCRDLNYDPLILPKGLAASNDPILAARSSVYSQSFNRREREIASGKGSAATGQGAHQ, from the coding sequence ATGACGTTGCCACCTCCCTCCCCCAGACACACGCGCCGCCCGGTGCTGCCGTTGCTGGGCATTGCTGCCATCGCCGGTGGGATCGCCATCGCCTTTGCCTGGACCGCCGGCTGGATCGGCGGCGACCGGCTCACCGCCGCACGCATGACCGATACCATCGAATCCAGCGGCCCGCCGCATCCGGGCTTCCGGCGCGCGCATACAAAAGGCGTGTGCGTGAGCGGGCAATTCCAGTCCAGTGGCAAGGCGAGCTGGCTGTCGTCGGCGCGGGTGTTCGGCCAGACCAGCACGCCGGTGCTGGGACGCATGTCGATCGGCGGTGGCGACCCGCATGGCGCCGATGGGCAGGCGCGCGTGCGCAGCATGGCGCTGCTGTTGCGCAGCGACGACGGGCAGGAGTGGCGCACGGCCATGAACAGCTTTCCGTTCTTCGTGGTGTCCACGCCGGCCGGTTTCCAGGCCTTGAACGTGGCCTCCAGACCCGACCCGGCCACCGGCAAACCGGATCCGGAGAAACTTGCGGCGTTCGGCAAACAGTATCCGGAGGCGGCCAAGTTCCAGCAGTGGGCCAAGACCGCGCCCTGGTCCGATAGCTGGGCCAATACGCAGTACAACGGCGTCAATGCCTTCCGCGCGATTGCGGCCGACGGGCGCGAGCGCTACATCCGCTGGTCGATGCGCCCGCATACGCCGTTCAAGGAATTGAGCGCCGAGCAACGCAAGCAGGCCGATGGCGATTTTCTCGCCGCCGATCTGGATGCGCGGCTGGCGCAGGGGCCATTGCGCTGGGACATGGTGCTGACCGTGGCCGAACCGGGCGATGCGGTGGATGATCCCTCGCAGCCGTGGCCGGAGAGCCGCAAGCAGATCGTGGCCGGCACGCTGACCCTGGATCATGCGCAACCGCAGGCCAGCGGGCCGTGCCGCGATCTGAACTACGATCCGCTGATTCTGCCCAAGGGCCTTGCCGCCTCCAACGACCCGATCCTGGCCGCGCGCTCGTCGGTGTATTCGCAATCGTTCAACCGTCGCGAGCGCGAGATCGCCAGCGGCAAGGGCAGTGCCGCCACCGGCCAGGGAGCACATCAATGA
- a CDS encoding cytochrome b, with protein sequence MSRPTHFNLPARVLHWLMAAMILTMLFVGVGMVASVTQRPWLIDLHRPLGIAILVLAVLRLINRLRHRPPALPAELPAWQKAAAIASHWLLYALMLGMPLIGWAMLSAGGYPIVLWPGAHLPPIAPHDPALYAWLRTAHGWLAYLLFATVLGHLSAALFHAWVRRDGVFSSMARGERSARR encoded by the coding sequence ATGAGCCGTCCGACGCATTTCAATCTTCCCGCGCGCGTGCTGCATTGGCTGATGGCCGCGATGATCCTGACCATGCTGTTCGTCGGCGTCGGTATGGTCGCCTCGGTGACGCAACGGCCGTGGTTGATCGACCTGCATCGCCCGCTGGGTATCGCGATCCTGGTCCTGGCCGTGCTGCGCCTGATCAACCGCCTGCGCCATCGGCCGCCGGCACTGCCTGCGGAGTTGCCGGCCTGGCAGAAGGCCGCGGCGATCGCCTCGCATTGGCTGTTGTATGCGTTGATGCTGGGCATGCCGCTGATCGGCTGGGCGATGCTGTCGGCCGGTGGCTACCCGATCGTGCTGTGGCCAGGCGCCCACCTGCCGCCGATCGCTCCGCACGACCCGGCACTGTACGCGTGGCTACGCACGGCGCATGGCTGGTTGGCGTATCTGTTGTTCGCCACCGTGCTGGGGCATCTGAGCGCAGCACTGTTCCATGCCTGGGTGCGCCGCGACGGGGTGTTTTCCAGCATGGCGCGTGGGGAGCGGTCGGCGCGTCGATAG
- a CDS encoding AI-2E family transporter gives MSLSVQSLDPAAPAESLPPPPAPRPRAPASLVVLATLAVGYTLWAAQTIILPIMLAAFFALIGNPILRGLRKLYIPRFLGALLVLCLGLAGTVALAAQLAGPAAEWAQQAPRQMRQIARDVRDFTKPMMQANQAAENFARAAGGEGQRSVQIVRTQMDDPYKALVRTPKLAASVLAVVLLTFFFMVYGESLQRHAIALLPNRQQQRFTTEIMLDIEREVSRYVLTISVINTLVGLIFAGILYVLQIPLPEALLWGTVVALLNFAPYVGPLIGVLLMLLMGFVEFRTTLSSLLPAIVYLALHTIEGQVVTPIVLGRRMAISPLMLILALMLFGWLWGMVGLLLAVPLLVCIKMVLSRVEGMQRWARLLE, from the coding sequence ATGTCTCTCTCCGTCCAATCACTGGATCCTGCCGCACCGGCAGAGTCGCTCCCGCCGCCTCCGGCACCGCGTCCGCGCGCGCCGGCCTCATTGGTCGTACTGGCCACGCTGGCGGTGGGCTACACGCTGTGGGCGGCGCAGACCATCATCCTGCCGATCATGCTGGCAGCGTTCTTCGCGCTGATCGGCAACCCCATCCTGCGCGGACTGCGCAAGCTCTACATTCCACGGTTTCTGGGCGCGTTGCTGGTACTGTGCCTGGGCCTGGCGGGCACGGTCGCGCTGGCCGCGCAGCTGGCCGGTCCGGCGGCCGAATGGGCGCAGCAGGCGCCGCGACAGATGCGTCAGATTGCCCGTGACGTGCGCGATTTCACCAAACCGATGATGCAGGCCAACCAGGCGGCAGAGAATTTCGCACGCGCCGCCGGTGGCGAAGGCCAGCGCAGCGTGCAGATCGTGCGCACACAGATGGACGACCCGTACAAGGCCCTGGTGCGCACGCCCAAGCTGGCTGCTTCGGTGCTTGCGGTGGTGCTGCTGACCTTCTTCTTCATGGTCTACGGCGAAAGCCTGCAACGGCATGCGATCGCCCTGTTGCCCAACCGGCAACAGCAACGCTTCACGACCGAGATCATGCTGGACATCGAACGCGAGGTGTCGCGCTATGTGCTCACCATCAGCGTGATCAACACCCTGGTCGGTCTGATCTTTGCAGGCATCTTGTATGTCCTGCAGATTCCGCTGCCCGAGGCCTTGCTGTGGGGCACGGTGGTGGCGCTACTGAACTTCGCCCCCTACGTCGGCCCGCTGATCGGCGTGCTGCTGATGCTGCTGATGGGCTTTGTGGAATTCCGTACCACGCTGTCCTCGCTGCTGCCGGCCATCGTGTACCTGGCGCTGCACACCATCGAAGGCCAGGTCGTCACGCCCATCGTGCTGGGCCGCCGCATGGCGATCTCGCCGCTGATGCTGATCCTGGCGCTGATGCTGTTCGGCTGGCTGTGGGGCATGGTCGGCCTGCTACTGGCGGTACCCCTGCTGGTCTGCATCAAGATGGTGCTGAGCCGGGTCGAGGGCATGCAGCGCTGGGCGAGGCTGCTTGAGTAG
- a CDS encoding phage holin family protein: MSDQASTAGDSGTPRARPDTPGLDESVRAVGAAGRATLGSVKDTSRALRRLVSADLQLARSAFGRGLAWACVAVVFGASSWLLLAGAIIALLQRAGLSWFQAMFFTALASLLVTAIAAWRVFFYFEHTGMNATRRQLVKLGIFDDSSDDESATAPASGGQS, encoded by the coding sequence GTGAGCGATCAGGCCTCTACGGCAGGCGATTCCGGCACGCCACGCGCGCGCCCGGATACTCCGGGACTAGATGAGAGTGTGCGTGCGGTCGGTGCTGCCGGTCGCGCCACGCTGGGCTCGGTCAAGGACACCAGCCGCGCATTGCGCCGGCTGGTATCGGCCGATCTGCAGCTGGCACGCAGCGCGTTTGGGCGTGGCCTGGCCTGGGCCTGCGTTGCCGTGGTCTTCGGTGCCTCGTCCTGGTTGCTACTGGCCGGTGCCATCATCGCTCTGCTGCAGCGTGCCGGCCTGTCGTGGTTCCAGGCGATGTTCTTTACCGCGCTGGCGAGTCTGCTGGTCACGGCCATCGCGGCATGGCGGGTGTTCTTCTATTTCGAGCACACCGGCATGAACGCAACGCGGCGGCAGCTGGTCAAGCTGGGCATCTTCGATGACAGCAGCGACGACGAGTCGGCCACAGCACCTGCCAGTGGAGGACAGTCATGA
- a CDS encoding anti-sigma factor family protein, whose product MTRPTPTEHDLHAYVDGRLDADARAWVSAWLQAHPDTAVRVAGWKRDAEALRAACAGPQPVESTALVTPAAVRRRLRQRRRTIAGVAASCVLALGLGTALGWQLRERQLASQRVPMADAVAAYRLFADADADAGADQGMALDVRRRSELEPWLRAHFGRAGVVPDLRAQGYTLRGGQLLSTPEGAAAMLVYSDADGARIGLYLRPRSGPMPTGERRDGRLLAQYWAEGQTAFALVGPATQTRMRTIAPLLRAPG is encoded by the coding sequence ATGACGCGCCCCACGCCTACCGAGCACGATCTGCACGCCTACGTCGATGGTCGCCTGGACGCCGATGCGCGCGCCTGGGTGTCGGCCTGGTTGCAGGCGCATCCCGACACCGCCGTACGCGTGGCCGGCTGGAAGCGCGACGCCGAGGCATTGCGCGCGGCCTGTGCGGGTCCGCAGCCGGTTGAGTCCACGGCCTTGGTCACACCGGCAGCCGTGCGTCGCCGCCTGCGACAGCGACGCCGCACCATCGCCGGTGTGGCGGCCAGCTGCGTCCTGGCGCTGGGCCTGGGCACCGCGCTGGGCTGGCAGCTGCGTGAGCGCCAATTGGCCAGCCAGCGTGTTCCGATGGCCGATGCCGTAGCCGCGTATCGCCTGTTTGCCGATGCCGATGCCGATGCCGGCGCGGATCAGGGCATGGCATTGGACGTGCGGCGGCGCAGCGAGCTGGAGCCCTGGTTACGCGCGCATTTCGGCCGCGCCGGCGTCGTGCCGGATCTGCGCGCGCAGGGCTATACGCTGCGTGGTGGGCAGTTGCTTTCCACACCGGAAGGCGCGGCTGCGATGCTGGTGTATAGCGATGCCGACGGCGCGCGCATTGGCCTGTATCTGCGTCCACGCAGCGGGCCGATGCCGACCGGCGAACGTCGCGATGGCCGGTTGTTGGCGCAGTACTGGGCTGAAGGCCAAACCGCATTTGCCTTGGTCGGCCCGGCCACGCAGACGCGCATGCGCACGATTGCGCCGTTGTTGCGCGCTCCGGGGTAA
- a CDS encoding leucyl aminopeptidase family protein encodes MSHLTGFTDPSAAALPLHVLDREGFAHWCAGQPTRVLAWAQAQRFDAAPGSVLLLPDDQGLAGAVIGIGDRADAYAYAHAPMALPPASRWTVATSLDDAEQALLHLGWGLGAYRFARYRKMPRAPAELAATPSAPTRALIEACIRVRDWVNTPTEDMGPEQLEAATRAVAQAHGAQVEAIVGDALLAQNFPTIHAVGRASHRAPRLIQLQWGDAAHPHLVLVGKGVCFDTGGLDLKPAEGMRNMKKDMGGAAHALALAGLAMAQQLPVRLTLLIAAVENAVGPNAFRPGEVLTTRAGVTVEVDNTDAEGRLVLCDALSYATEQKPDLILDFATLTGAARIALGPDLPALFANDDALAQAWISAGEQTRDPVWRMPLWRPYLRYLNSHVADMANAGSRMAGAVTAALYLERFVAPGQPWAHLDVYAWNDSDRPGRPAGGEALALRSAFAMLQQRYGG; translated from the coding sequence ATGTCGCACCTCACCGGTTTCACCGATCCCTCCGCCGCGGCGCTGCCGCTGCACGTGCTCGACCGCGAAGGCTTCGCGCACTGGTGCGCCGGGCAGCCCACGCGCGTGCTGGCGTGGGCGCAGGCACAGCGTTTCGATGCCGCACCGGGTAGTGTCTTGTTGCTGCCGGACGACCAGGGTCTGGCAGGGGCGGTCATCGGGATCGGCGACCGCGCCGATGCCTACGCCTATGCGCATGCGCCGATGGCGTTGCCGCCGGCCAGCCGCTGGACCGTGGCGACCTCGCTGGATGATGCCGAGCAGGCGCTGCTGCACCTGGGCTGGGGGCTGGGCGCCTACCGCTTTGCGCGCTACCGCAAGATGCCGCGCGCACCGGCCGAACTGGCGGCCACGCCGTCCGCGCCGACGCGTGCGCTGATCGAGGCCTGCATCCGCGTGCGCGACTGGGTCAACACGCCCACCGAAGACATGGGCCCGGAGCAGCTGGAAGCGGCTACCCGTGCAGTGGCGCAGGCACACGGCGCGCAGGTGGAGGCGATCGTTGGCGATGCGCTGCTGGCGCAGAACTTCCCCACCATCCACGCCGTGGGTCGCGCCTCGCATCGTGCGCCGCGGTTGATCCAGCTGCAGTGGGGCGATGCCGCGCATCCGCACCTGGTGCTGGTCGGCAAGGGCGTGTGCTTCGACACCGGCGGGCTGGATCTCAAGCCCGCCGAAGGCATGCGCAACATGAAAAAGGACATGGGCGGCGCCGCTCATGCGCTGGCGCTGGCCGGGCTGGCGATGGCGCAGCAACTGCCGGTTCGGCTCACCCTGCTGATTGCCGCAGTGGAAAACGCCGTGGGCCCGAATGCCTTCCGCCCCGGCGAGGTGCTCACCACCCGCGCCGGCGTCACCGTGGAAGTGGACAACACCGATGCCGAAGGCCGTCTGGTGCTGTGCGATGCACTGAGCTACGCCACCGAGCAAAAGCCCGATCTGATCCTGGATTTCGCCACGCTCACCGGCGCCGCCCGCATCGCGCTGGGCCCGGATCTGCCGGCGTTGTTCGCCAACGACGATGCGCTGGCACAGGCCTGGATCAGCGCCGGCGAGCAAACCCGTGACCCGGTCTGGCGCATGCCGTTGTGGCGGCCTTACCTGCGCTATCTCAACAGCCACGTGGCCGACATGGCCAATGCCGGCTCGCGCATGGCCGGCGCGGTGACCGCGGCGCTGTATCTGGAGCGCTTCGTGGCGCCAGGCCAGCCATGGGCGCATCTGGACGTCTACGCCTGGAACGACAGCGACCGCCCCGGCCGCCCGGCCGGCGGCGAGGCGCTGGCGCTGCGCTCGGCGTTTGCGATGCTGCAGCAACGCTACGGCGGCTGA
- a CDS encoding HAD family hydrolase, which yields MSFLVRAITLDLDDTLWPFAPIGARIDQVVYDWMREHSPVTAERFPVEAMRALRERSFADNPQLHHDLSALRRLTLEMALRESGGDLALVEPAYEVFYAARNQVECYPDALDALARMARHVPVAALSNGNADLQRIGLMHHFAFQLGSREHGSAKPEASIFLAACARLEVPPAQVLHVGDHERMDVLGALDAGLRACWINRDGAQWSHPTQQPDLEFDSLTGLADWLDAQQPHPGAAHDGICLPA from the coding sequence ATGAGCTTTCTCGTCCGCGCCATCACCCTCGACCTCGACGATACGTTGTGGCCTTTTGCGCCGATCGGTGCGCGCATCGACCAGGTGGTGTACGACTGGATGCGCGAGCACAGTCCGGTGACCGCCGAGCGCTTCCCGGTTGAGGCCATGCGCGCGTTGCGCGAACGCAGCTTCGCCGACAACCCGCAGTTGCATCACGACCTGAGCGCGCTGCGCCGGTTGACGCTGGAGATGGCCTTGCGCGAAAGCGGCGGCGATCTGGCGCTGGTGGAGCCGGCCTACGAGGTGTTCTATGCCGCACGCAACCAGGTGGAGTGCTACCCGGATGCGCTCGATGCGCTGGCACGCATGGCCCGGCACGTGCCGGTCGCCGCGCTCAGCAACGGCAATGCCGACCTGCAGCGTATCGGGCTGATGCACCACTTCGCCTTCCAGCTGGGTTCGCGCGAACATGGCAGCGCCAAGCCGGAGGCCAGCATCTTCCTGGCCGCCTGCGCACGCCTGGAGGTACCGCCTGCACAGGTGCTGCATGTGGGCGACCACGAGCGCATGGATGTGCTCGGCGCGCTGGATGCCGGGCTGCGCGCGTGCTGGATCAACCGCGACGGCGCGCAGTGGTCCCACCCGACCCAGCAGCCGGACCTGGAATTCGACAGCCTCACCGGGTTGGCCGATTGGCTGGATGCCCAGCAACCGCACCCCGGCGCCGCGCACGATGGCATCTGCCTTCCCGCCTGA
- a CDS encoding Do family serine endopeptidase produces the protein MRPLPTLLTLSLAAAFGGFAATGINAWLDNRAEATPAGTATFTLPTAAALPAAVAGQPVPSLAPMLQQAMPAVVSVNTKQVVRVRNPFFNDPILRRLFPQVPQDRINESLGSGVIIDAQKGYVLTNHHVIENADDVQVTLGDGRTVKADFIGSDADTDIALIRIKADNLTDIKLADSNQLRVGDFVVAIGNPFGFTQTVTSGIVSAVGRSGIRGLGYQNFIQTDASINPGNSGGALVNLQGQLVGINTASFNPQGSMAGNIGLGLAIPSNLARNVVEQLVTKGVVVRGTLGLETQNLTQQMLQGLGVDSLRGALVTRVLPGSAAAAAGVQPGDVVVGANDQRVDSAEALHNYEGLQAVGSAVTLDIRRDGKPLTLKTTLKEQDRAVTGDMLDPRLSGATFVDLPESLRQSGITGVMVSEVRRGGRAAANGLVAGDVIVASSVGEFADLASWRANFQRKPQQLVVRILRGNAQYDALLR, from the coding sequence ATGCGACCGCTTCCCACCTTGCTGACGCTTTCCCTGGCCGCCGCCTTTGGCGGCTTCGCTGCGACCGGCATCAATGCCTGGCTGGACAACCGCGCCGAGGCCACGCCAGCCGGCACTGCGACCTTTACCCTGCCGACGGCCGCCGCCTTGCCCGCAGCGGTCGCCGGCCAGCCAGTGCCCTCGCTGGCGCCGATGCTGCAACAGGCGATGCCGGCGGTGGTCAGCGTCAACACCAAGCAGGTCGTGCGGGTCCGCAACCCGTTCTTCAACGACCCGATCCTGCGCCGGCTGTTTCCGCAGGTACCGCAGGACCGCATCAATGAGTCGCTGGGGTCGGGCGTGATCATCGATGCGCAGAAGGGCTACGTGCTGACCAACCACCACGTGATCGAAAACGCCGACGATGTGCAGGTGACGCTGGGCGACGGCCGTACCGTCAAGGCCGACTTCATCGGCTCCGATGCCGACACCGATATCGCGTTGATCCGCATCAAGGCCGACAACCTCACCGACATCAAGCTGGCCGACAGCAATCAGCTGCGCGTGGGCGACTTCGTGGTGGCGATCGGCAACCCGTTCGGGTTCACCCAGACCGTCACCTCCGGCATCGTCTCGGCCGTGGGGCGCAGCGGGATTCGTGGGCTGGGCTACCAGAATTTCATCCAGACCGACGCTTCGATCAACCCGGGCAATTCCGGCGGTGCGCTGGTGAACCTGCAGGGACAGCTGGTCGGCATCAATACCGCCAGCTTCAATCCGCAGGGCAGCATGGCCGGCAATATCGGCCTGGGCCTGGCGATTCCGTCCAACCTGGCGCGTAACGTGGTCGAGCAATTGGTGACCAAGGGCGTGGTGGTGCGCGGCACCCTGGGCCTGGAAACCCAGAACCTCACCCAACAGATGCTGCAGGGTCTGGGCGTGGATTCGCTGCGCGGCGCGCTGGTAACGCGCGTGTTGCCGGGCTCCGCCGCTGCCGCTGCCGGCGTGCAGCCAGGCGATGTGGTGGTGGGCGCCAACGACCAGCGCGTGGACAGCGCCGAAGCCTTGCACAACTACGAAGGTCTGCAGGCGGTGGGCAGTGCGGTGACGCTGGATATCCGTCGCGACGGCAAGCCGCTCACGCTCAAGACCACGTTGAAGGAACAGGATCGCGCGGTCACCGGCGACATGCTGGACCCGCGCCTGAGCGGGGCCACCTTCGTGGATCTGCCCGAATCGCTGCGTCAGTCCGGCATTACCGGGGTGATGGTCAGCGAGGTCAGACGCGGCGGACGCGCCGCAGCCAACGGCCTGGTCGCCGGCGATGTCATCGTGGCCAGCAGTGTGGGCGAGTTCGCCGACCTGGCCAGTTGGCGCGCCAATTTCCAACGCAAGCCGCAACAACTGGTGGTGCGCATCCTGCGTGGCAACGCGCAATACGACGCGCTCTTGCGTTGA
- a CDS encoding ThuA domain-containing protein, with amino-acid sequence MKSMCLLGLLLACAFNASAEQFKILVAAIPNQYHHDYIPVAKPQFEAMARKHYVEMVWAWNAKAFDGDLSQYAAIVLLNTPATDLDPAQRANFQAYVRNGGGVVAVHKAFAIKRGDWEWYDHLIGRSFRTHPYLQTAMVDVVDANFPATAGLPRRWVWSDEWYEYGPPYSDDLVTLLTVDETSYDPTLIWPGQVAKGMGKHHPVAWYHRFEGGRVFATALGHQAEAYNDPRYLEHLYGGIYWAATGKGIEVPAPAIK; translated from the coding sequence ATGAAATCCATGTGCCTGTTGGGCCTGCTGCTGGCCTGCGCATTCAATGCGTCCGCCGAGCAATTCAAGATCCTGGTGGCAGCCATTCCCAACCAGTATCACCACGACTATATCCCTGTTGCCAAGCCGCAATTCGAAGCGATGGCGCGCAAGCATTATGTCGAGATGGTGTGGGCATGGAATGCCAAGGCCTTCGATGGCGATCTTTCGCAGTACGCGGCCATCGTGCTGCTCAATACACCGGCCACCGACCTGGATCCGGCCCAGCGCGCCAACTTCCAGGCTTACGTGCGCAATGGCGGCGGCGTGGTCGCCGTGCACAAGGCATTTGCGATCAAGCGCGGCGACTGGGAGTGGTACGACCATTTGATCGGCCGCTCGTTCCGCACCCACCCCTACCTGCAGACCGCAATGGTCGACGTGGTGGACGCCAATTTCCCGGCCACCGCCGGCCTGCCCAGGCGCTGGGTGTGGAGCGACGAATGGTACGAGTACGGCCCGCCCTACAGCGATGATCTGGTCACGCTGCTGACGGTGGACGAAACCAGCTACGACCCCACGCTGATCTGGCCGGGCCAGGTCGCCAAGGGCATGGGCAAGCACCATCCGGTGGCGTGGTACCACCGTTTCGAGGGCGGCCGCGTGTTCGCCACTGCGCTGGGCCACCAGGCCGAGGCCTACAACGACCCGCGCTATCTGGAACATCTGTATGGCGGGATTTACTGGGCCGCCACCGGCAAGGGCATCGAAGTGCCTGCACCAGCGATTAAATGA